The following are encoded together in the Planctobacterium marinum genome:
- a CDS encoding peptidylprolyl isomerase has product MPRASAYHILVKTKEEAEKLKQQLSNGANFQQLAKKHSICPSRKRGGDLGEFNRGDMVKAFDDVVFKKALLEVHGPVKTKFGFHLIKTVYRS; this is encoded by the coding sequence ATGCCCAGAGCGAGTGCCTACCACATTCTGGTAAAGACTAAAGAAGAAGCTGAAAAGCTTAAGCAACAATTGAGCAATGGCGCTAACTTCCAGCAGTTGGCCAAAAAGCATTCTATCTGCCCCTCCCGCAAACGCGGAGGCGATTTAGGAGAGTTTAATCGTGGTGATATGGTGAAAGCTTTTGACGATGTTGTGTTCAAAAAAGCCTTGTTGGAAGTGCATGGCCCGGTAAAAACCAAATTTGGCTTTCACTTGATTAAGACTGTTTATCGGAGTTAG
- a CDS encoding LysR family transcriptional regulator has protein sequence MDLRALRYFVAVRESGSISGAARRCYVAQPSISSSLKQLEDTVGKSLFSRHTRGMKATEAGEQLYPLAKQLLGQASAIEELFKTETRKIPFRLGVVRGLGVQRMSQILQKFTAENPGIELTLVPPEEECDARIINETGLNTGEQSQFMWQETFQIALPAGHPLTLRKELLLADLHGLAFIQRLPCDAGLALQNKLNSSGFKVDVRARIQTIEYAIGLVKAGVGCALLPNYKEIIADTEMQFRKIKGEPFSRHIVLAWQQDSGIVSSLAEIAQG, from the coding sequence ATGGACTTACGTGCTTTACGCTATTTTGTGGCGGTAAGAGAATCCGGTAGCATTAGTGGCGCTGCCAGACGCTGTTACGTGGCGCAGCCTTCCATTTCCTCCTCCTTGAAACAGCTAGAAGATACGGTTGGAAAATCGCTTTTCAGTCGGCATACCCGGGGGATGAAAGCAACGGAAGCGGGAGAGCAGCTTTATCCTCTGGCCAAACAATTACTGGGCCAGGCCAGTGCGATTGAAGAACTGTTTAAAACGGAAACTCGCAAGATCCCCTTCCGGCTGGGGGTTGTAAGGGGGCTTGGTGTGCAGCGCATGAGTCAAATCTTGCAGAAGTTTACCGCTGAAAATCCAGGGATTGAGTTGACTCTGGTGCCGCCAGAAGAAGAATGCGACGCCCGAATTATCAACGAAACCGGGTTGAACACTGGCGAGCAATCACAGTTCATGTGGCAGGAAACTTTCCAAATTGCTTTACCTGCAGGGCATCCGCTAACCCTGAGAAAAGAATTGTTATTGGCTGACCTGCATGGCCTGGCTTTTATTCAAAGGCTGCCTTGTGATGCTGGGCTGGCACTGCAAAATAAACTCAACAGTTCAGGGTTTAAAGTGGATGTCCGGGCGCGTATTCAAACCATTGAATACGCCATCGGCTTGGTCAAGGCTGGGGTAGGCTGTGCCTTATTACCCAACTATAAAGAAATTATTGCTGATACAGAGATGCAGTTTCGAAAAATCAAAGGGGAGCCTTTTTCAAGACATATCGTGCTGGCCTGGCAGCAAGACTCGGGTATTGTGAGTTCTCTGGCAGAGATAGCGCAAGGTTGA